Proteins co-encoded in one Ensifer sp. PDNC004 genomic window:
- a CDS encoding ABC transporter permease — MRHPPAFTLILIVAVSLVVGAINTDFWQVSNLFDILRASVVRGLFALGVLVVLASGGIDVSFTAIAAFVMYAVTMLVVNVVPDMPIVAILALGAVGGACFGALNGVLVHALKAPSLIVTIGTQYVIRSFLLTFVGTALFMNIPAAMDAFGKLALFTHHSANGSTSTLPAFVLILAVAAIVTWWILERTLIGRAVYAVGGNAGVAERLGYNLRTVRIFVFAYAGLLAGIAGIIHVSSNRLANPFDLAGAELEIIAAVVLGGARITGGSGSVIGTLLGVVLITLVSNVLILVGIPSTWQLVIVGIFIILAGGIFSIRGRQS, encoded by the coding sequence ATGCGGCATCCCCCGGCCTTCACGCTGATCCTGATCGTCGCCGTCTCGCTCGTCGTCGGCGCGATCAACACGGACTTCTGGCAGGTATCGAATCTCTTCGACATCCTGCGCGCGTCCGTCGTGCGTGGCCTTTTCGCGCTCGGCGTGCTCGTCGTGTTGGCCTCCGGTGGCATTGACGTCTCGTTCACGGCGATCGCCGCCTTCGTCATGTACGCCGTCACCATGCTGGTCGTGAACGTGGTGCCCGACATGCCGATCGTGGCGATCCTTGCGCTCGGCGCTGTCGGCGGCGCCTGTTTCGGCGCGCTCAACGGTGTTCTCGTTCATGCGCTCAAGGCGCCGTCGCTGATCGTGACGATCGGCACGCAATATGTCATTCGCAGCTTCCTGCTCACCTTTGTCGGCACAGCGCTGTTCATGAACATTCCGGCAGCAATGGACGCGTTCGGAAAGCTTGCGCTCTTCACCCACCACAGTGCCAACGGCTCAACCTCGACGCTGCCTGCCTTCGTGCTGATCCTTGCGGTCGCCGCGATCGTCACCTGGTGGATCCTCGAGCGCACCCTGATCGGCCGCGCGGTCTATGCCGTCGGCGGCAATGCCGGTGTGGCCGAGCGGCTCGGCTACAACCTGCGCACGGTCCGCATCTTTGTCTTTGCCTATGCGGGGCTTCTCGCCGGCATCGCCGGGATCATTCACGTCTCCAGCAACCGGCTGGCGAACCCGTTCGACCTCGCGGGCGCCGAACTCGAAATCATTGCCGCGGTCGTTCTCGGCGGCGCGCGCATCACCGGCGGCTCCGGGAGTGTCATCGGCACGCTTCTGGGCGTGGTTCTCATCACACTGGTCAGCAACGTCCTCATTCTTGTCGGCATCCCGAGCACCTGGCAGCTCGTCATCGTCGGCATCTTCATCATTCTCGCCGGCGGGATCTTCTCGATCCGCGGCCGACAATCCTGA
- a CDS encoding carbohydrate kinase family protein — protein MAHDVSVIGLYILDILGRPVDRIPEGGNVEFIDEIRLTVAGTAGGTVVDLAKLGLNCLAVGAVGDDEKADFVLSTLQRFGVDTAEMQRIAGVPTSATILNIRRNGERPALHVRGASGHFEIAAEALDRVTDAPIVHLGGTGLLDRLDGEPSRVLLEAAKAKGRTVTFDLLGASEKTLSLIRPLFPYIDYFMPSVEEAMLISGRKTAEDAALFFCDLGVKHCVFTLGGDGVYFMDPDRKTVKLPAFEIDVVDTTGCGDAFNAGFIAALHHKMDTETSLKFAQASAALVATGLGSDAGITSFEATQAFMRTARVKTN, from the coding sequence ATGGCGCACGATGTTTCGGTCATCGGACTTTACATTCTCGACATCCTCGGTCGCCCCGTCGACCGAATTCCCGAGGGCGGCAATGTCGAGTTCATTGACGAGATCCGCCTGACGGTTGCCGGTACCGCCGGCGGCACAGTGGTCGACCTTGCAAAGCTCGGTCTCAACTGCCTTGCGGTTGGCGCCGTCGGCGACGACGAGAAGGCCGACTTCGTGCTTTCGACCCTGCAGCGCTTCGGCGTCGACACCGCGGAGATGCAGCGGATCGCCGGCGTTCCGACGTCCGCCACGATCCTCAACATCCGCCGCAACGGCGAAAGGCCGGCGCTTCACGTCCGCGGCGCGTCCGGTCATTTCGAGATCGCAGCCGAAGCCCTCGATCGCGTGACAGACGCGCCGATCGTTCATCTTGGCGGCACGGGACTGCTCGACCGCCTCGACGGCGAGCCGAGCCGCGTGCTTCTCGAAGCAGCCAAGGCCAAGGGCCGCACCGTCACCTTCGATCTGCTCGGTGCCAGCGAGAAGACGCTCTCCCTCATCCGCCCGCTCTTCCCCTATATCGACTACTTCATGCCGTCGGTGGAGGAAGCCATGCTGATCTCCGGGCGGAAAACCGCCGAGGATGCGGCGCTCTTCTTCTGCGATCTCGGTGTGAAGCACTGCGTCTTCACGCTCGGCGGCGACGGCGTCTACTTCATGGATCCGGACCGAAAGACCGTGAAACTGCCAGCCTTCGAGATCGACGTCGTCGATACGACGGGCTGCGGCGATGCCTTCAACGCCGGCTTCATCGCCGCCCTGCACCACAAGATGGACACGGAGACGTCGCTGAAGTTCGCGCAGGCCTCGGCCGCGCTGGTGGCGACCGGTCTCGGTTCGGATGCCGGCATCACCTCTTTTGAGGCGACGCAGGCATTCATGCGCACGGCGCGCGTCAAGACGAACTGA
- a CDS encoding sugar-binding transcriptional regulator yields the protein MAESARASWMIGEGKSLPPEFDDGVVWAAWLYYVDQLTQSDIAKILGMSRATIVNYLQEARERGLVTIRVNTDVGGRVAIARKLKEKFGLEGALVIPAGEPASLVTRLGEAGARLLADMIKQGDTIGVAWGRTVLAVADQISLAEPLDGLTVVQVSGSSIANPEFSPEFCTSLMSQRIHARCVNLLAPALLSTPELKRWLLSEPVLVKQFELIHSTNILVFGVGDIGPDTLIRSANVASQEDFDSYQAHGAVAVLICRFIDEAGRQVSGELDDRMVGIELDELVRIPSRVCVAGGANKVTAIRATMKGGYATHLVTDIATAEMLLAE from the coding sequence ATGGCGGAGAGCGCACGGGCAAGTTGGATGATCGGCGAAGGCAAGTCGTTGCCGCCCGAGTTCGATGACGGGGTCGTTTGGGCCGCCTGGCTCTACTACGTCGATCAACTGACCCAGAGCGACATCGCCAAGATCCTCGGCATGTCTCGCGCGACCATCGTCAATTACCTTCAGGAGGCCCGTGAACGCGGCCTCGTTACCATCCGCGTCAACACCGATGTCGGTGGACGCGTGGCCATCGCGCGCAAGCTGAAGGAGAAGTTCGGGCTCGAAGGAGCGCTGGTCATTCCAGCCGGAGAGCCGGCGTCGCTGGTCACGCGGCTCGGTGAGGCCGGCGCCCGCCTGCTTGCCGACATGATCAAGCAAGGCGACACGATCGGCGTTGCCTGGGGACGGACAGTGCTTGCCGTCGCCGACCAGATCTCGCTGGCCGAACCGCTCGATGGGCTCACTGTCGTCCAGGTTTCGGGCAGCTCGATCGCCAATCCCGAGTTCTCGCCGGAATTCTGCACCTCGCTGATGTCCCAGCGCATTCACGCACGCTGCGTCAACCTTTTGGCGCCGGCGCTGCTGTCGACGCCGGAACTCAAGCGCTGGCTGCTTTCGGAACCGGTGCTCGTCAAGCAGTTCGAGCTTATTCATTCCACCAACATCCTGGTCTTCGGCGTCGGCGATATCGGCCCCGACACGCTGATCCGCTCGGCCAATGTCGCAAGCCAGGAGGACTTCGATTCCTATCAAGCGCACGGCGCCGTCGCGGTGCTGATCTGCCGTTTCATCGATGAGGCGGGCCGACAGGTGAGCGGTGAACTCGACGATCGCATGGTGGGTATCGAGCTCGACGAACTCGTGCGTATCCCGAGCCGCGTTTGTGTCGCCGGCGGTGCGAACAAGGTCACGGCGATCCGCGCGACGATGAAGGGCGGCTACGCCACCCACCTCGTCACCGACATCGCAACCGCCGAGATGCTGCTGGCCGAATAG
- a CDS encoding bifunctional aldolase/short-chain dehydrogenase, with protein sequence MKSRWSETEYADVVDAYVRNGVNRDLAIRTYTTRLLGSDPELVLHGGGNTSVKTVFTDLDGSEIPVLCVKGSGWDMGTIEPPGLPAVRLQPLQAMVGFQTLSDDDMVMLQRRLLLDPAAPNPSVEAILHANLPFKHIDHTHANAIVSLTNQPHGEEIVRELFPKAIIVPYVMPGFDLAKACDEAFRADPTADGMILLKHGIFTWSEDPRESYEKMIAAIDRAERRIAEGNPRPFVQVKQPIALATAAEIAPVLRGAIAIDTGVEGCPKRFVLEHRASDAVLAFCNAQNAGDLARRGNATPEHVIHIKRFGLVLPAPVADEMATWAETVRTAVADYVAEYRAYFERNNARVGGNKKMLDPMPRVFYVAGVGLFAAGPSKKAARVGADVAEATINVIRNAEGIESFEALSEHDLFDIEYWSLEQVKLTKQVEKPLSRQVAVVTGGAGGLGLAIAEALRAEGAEIALVDLAEATVKKEAARLGGLGVACDVTNPQAVDAAIASVAEHFGGIDIVISNAGAAFQGAMIEVADELFEKAFALNFWGHHYIARAATRVMKTQRTGGALVFNVSKQAVNPGPDFGPYGTSKAALMALMRQYAVEHGADGITSNAVNADRIRTGLMTDQMVEERSRARGITPEAYMRGNLVHREVAAKDVAEAFVHLAKARASTGAVITVDGGNVAAMMR encoded by the coding sequence ATGAAATCGAGATGGTCCGAAACCGAATATGCCGATGTCGTCGACGCCTACGTCCGCAACGGCGTCAACCGTGATCTGGCGATCCGCACCTACACCACGCGCCTGCTCGGATCCGACCCGGAGCTGGTGCTGCATGGCGGCGGAAACACGTCGGTAAAGACCGTTTTCACCGATCTCGACGGCTCTGAAATTCCGGTTCTTTGCGTCAAGGGAAGCGGCTGGGACATGGGCACGATCGAACCGCCAGGCCTGCCTGCCGTCCGCCTGCAACCGCTCCAGGCGATGGTCGGTTTCCAAACGCTCAGTGACGACGACATGGTCATGCTGCAGCGCCGCTTGCTGCTCGATCCGGCAGCGCCCAATCCGTCGGTCGAAGCGATCCTCCATGCCAACCTGCCGTTCAAGCACATCGACCACACCCATGCCAACGCGATCGTGTCGCTGACAAACCAGCCGCACGGCGAAGAAATCGTGCGCGAACTCTTCCCTAAGGCGATCATCGTTCCCTATGTCATGCCCGGCTTCGATCTTGCGAAAGCCTGCGATGAGGCTTTCCGCGCCGATCCGACCGCCGACGGCATGATCCTCTTGAAGCACGGCATCTTCACCTGGTCGGAAGACCCGCGCGAATCCTACGAGAAGATGATCGCCGCAATCGACCGGGCCGAACGCCGCATTGCCGAAGGCAATCCGCGTCCGTTCGTCCAGGTGAAGCAGCCAATAGCGCTTGCAACGGCTGCGGAAATTGCGCCGGTCCTGCGCGGTGCCATCGCGATCGACACCGGTGTCGAAGGCTGCCCGAAACGCTTCGTGCTGGAGCACCGGGCAAGCGACGCGGTGCTTGCGTTCTGCAATGCGCAGAATGCCGGCGATCTCGCGCGCCGCGGCAATGCTACACCGGAGCATGTCATCCACATCAAGCGCTTCGGGCTGGTCCTGCCGGCGCCGGTTGCCGATGAAATGGCCACCTGGGCAGAGACGGTGCGCACGGCCGTGGCCGACTACGTCGCCGAATACCGCGCTTATTTCGAGCGCAACAACGCGCGCGTCGGTGGCAACAAGAAGATGCTCGACCCGATGCCCCGCGTCTTCTACGTCGCCGGCGTCGGCCTCTTTGCGGCCGGCCCCAGTAAGAAGGCCGCACGCGTCGGCGCCGATGTCGCGGAAGCCACGATCAACGTCATCCGTAACGCTGAAGGAATCGAGAGCTTCGAGGCGCTGTCGGAACATGATCTCTTCGACATCGAATACTGGTCGCTCGAGCAAGTCAAACTGACGAAACAGGTGGAGAAGCCGCTCAGCCGCCAAGTTGCGGTGGTGACTGGTGGTGCCGGCGGCCTTGGCCTTGCGATTGCCGAGGCGCTGCGCGCGGAAGGTGCGGAAATCGCGCTCGTCGATCTTGCCGAAGCGACGGTCAAGAAGGAGGCCGCCCGGCTCGGAGGGCTTGGCGTCGCCTGCGACGTGACCAATCCTCAGGCCGTTGACGCCGCTATCGCCAGCGTTGCCGAACATTTCGGCGGTATCGACATCGTCATTTCGAATGCGGGTGCCGCCTTCCAGGGCGCCATGATCGAGGTCGCCGACGAACTCTTCGAGAAAGCCTTCGCCCTCAACTTCTGGGGACACCATTACATCGCCCGGGCAGCAACCAGGGTGATGAAGACGCAACGCACCGGCGGCGCACTGGTGTTCAACGTCTCCAAGCAGGCGGTCAATCCCGGCCCCGATTTCGGTCCCTACGGAACGTCGAAGGCGGCGCTGATGGCACTGATGCGGCAATACGCCGTCGAACACGGTGCGGACGGCATCACCTCGAACGCCGTCAACGCCGATCGCATCCGCACCGGCCTCATGACCGACCAGATGGTCGAGGAGCGCAGCCGCGCCCGCGGCATCACGCCGGAAGCCTATATGCGCGGCAACCTCGTCCACCGCGAAGTCGCCGCCAAGGATGTGGCCGAAGCCTTCGTGCACCTTGCCAAGGCGCGCGCAAGCACAGGCGCGGTCATCACCGTCGATGGCGGCAATGTCGCGGCGATGATGCGATAG
- a CDS encoding RidA family protein produces the protein MIQEIHTTDAPGAVGPFSQAIKVGNLLFVSGQLPIDPATGEFNSDDAIAQAEQCLKNLAAIATAAGTTLSNTVKTTVLLTDLGQFAEINKVYAGFFAKPFPARACYEVSALPKGAKVEIEAVIAIP, from the coding sequence ATGATCCAGGAAATCCACACCACCGACGCGCCGGGCGCCGTCGGTCCCTTCTCGCAGGCGATCAAGGTCGGCAACCTCCTGTTCGTCTCCGGCCAGCTTCCGATCGATCCGGCCACCGGAGAGTTCAACTCGGACGACGCGATCGCGCAGGCCGAGCAGTGCCTGAAGAACCTTGCTGCCATCGCGACTGCCGCGGGCACTACCCTTTCGAACACCGTCAAGACCACGGTTCTGCTGACCGACCTCGGGCAGTTCGCGGAAATCAACAAGGTCTATGCGGGCTTCTTCGCCAAGCCGTTTCCGGCCCGCGCCTGCTACGAAGTCAGCGCGCTGCCGAAGGGCGCGAAGGTGGAGATCGAGGCTGTCATCGCCATCCCGTAA